One part of the Vicia villosa cultivar HV-30 ecotype Madison, WI linkage group LG6, Vvil1.0, whole genome shotgun sequence genome encodes these proteins:
- the LOC131613420 gene encoding uncharacterized protein LOC131613420 — MADTKFIAEGGSSHRPPYFNGSDYYYWKGKMRLFLLSQDNNMWSVVENGNYTPMTTATDTVASVPKIQSQWTKEENDKVLLNSKAQFILSCALSREEYDRIEECTTAKEIWDALKIHHEGTNHVKEERIDLGVRKFETFEMKEEETIDEMFSRFTIIVNELRSLGKAYSAHERIRKILRCLPKIWRPMVTAISQAKDLKILQVEELIGSLRAHESILNEDKPQRKGKMIALKTSLNSASQISTSQGILEEETGFLSEDENDLALISRRIQQMILKRNQNRKSFQPRKDYQKPEIDKSKITCYGCNKLGHFKTECPLKTHRNFSSKKKSMLAQWDDSENSNSEDDDEEANLCLMTNSDSEEVSTLNSCYTCKELGILFDNLLEDSNILTQKCLFQKEQIHTLRTEKEDLTKSNLKHLETIKELQKAYSYLSLHQKVINEKIKPLNNQNKIGSLENQVETLTKDITSFVKSTETFQKIMGSQSGVFDKAGLEFKQSENQMIYENFFLPNKNRTKTQTKEKTILQEKNIIKPKCCYCKKTNHLEKHCYFKKKTNISNDHASNNKGPKEIWVPKRLLTHNAGMSSDHQEKALVLGQWLLKAYDWR; from the coding sequence ATGGCTGATACAAAGTTTATAGCTGAAGGAGGATCATCACATAGGCCTCCTTACTTTAATGGTTCTGACTACTACTACTGGAAAGGTAAGATGAGATTGTTTCTACTATCTCAAGATAATAACATGTGGTCTGTGGTTGAAAATGGAAACTACACACCAATGACTACTGCAACAGACACAGTTGCGTCAGTTCCAAAAATTCAGTCACAATGGACAAAAGAAGAAAACGACAAGGTACTACTAAACTCTAAAGCTCAATTTATATTATCATGTGCTCTTAGCAGGGAAGAATACGACAGGATAGAAGAATGCACAACTGCCAAAGAAATCTGGGATGCTCTCAAAATACATCATGAAGGAACAAATCATGTTAAAGAAGAAAGAATTGATCTAGGAGTCAGGAAATTTGAAACCTTTGAAATGAAGGAAGAAGAAACCATAGACGAAATGTTCTCTAGATTCACCATAATTGTCAATGAACTAAGATCACTGGGAAAAGCTTATTCTGCTCatgaaagaattagaaaaattctaagatgTCTCCCAAAGATTTGGAGACCTATGGTAACAGCTATCTCACAAGCAAAAGATCTAAAGATTCTACAAGTTGAAGAACTTATAGGATCTCTTCGTGCTCATGAAAGTATTCTCAATGAAGATAAACCACAAAGAAAAGGTAAAATGATAGCTCTTAAAACTTCTCTTAATTCTGCATCTCAAATCTCCACCTCACAAGGAATACTTGAAGAAGAGACCGGATTTCTATCTGAGGATGAAAATGATTTGGCTTTAATCTCTAGAAGAATTCAACaaatgattttaaaaagaaatcaaaacAGAAAGTCATTTCAACCCAGGAAAGATTACCAGAAACCTGAGATTGATAAAAGCAAGATTACATGTTATGGATGCAACAAACTTGGACACTTCAAAACAGAATGCCCACTCAAAACTCATAGGAATTTTTCCTCTAAAAAGAAATCTATGCTTGCACAATGGGATGACTCAGAGAACTCTAActctgaagatgatgatgaggaagCTAACTTATGCCTAATGACTAACTCCGATTCTGAAGAGGTAAGTACACTAAACTCCTGTTATACTTGCAAAGAATTAGGAATTTTATTTGACAACCTTTTAGAAGATTCAAATATCTTAACTCAAAAATGCTTATTTCAAAAAGAACAAATTCATACTCTTAGAACTGAAAAAGAAGATCTAACAAAATCCAACTTAAAACATTTAGAAACCATTAAGGAGTTACAAAAGGCATATTCTTATCTGTCATTACATCAGAAAGTTATTAATGAAAAAATCAAACCTCttaacaatcaaaataaaattggaAGTCTTGAAAATCAAGTAGAAACTCTCACTAAAGATATAACCTCCTTTGTAAAATCTACTGaaacatttcaaaaaataatgggaTCTCAATCAGGGGTATTTGATAAAGCTGGATTAGAATTTAAACAATCTGAAAATCAAATGATTTATGAGAACTTTTTTcttccaaataaaaatagaacCAAGAcccaaacaaaagaaaaaactattttacAGGAGAAAAACATTATCaaaccaaaatgttgttattgtaAGAAAACCAATCATCTTGAGAAACATTgttatttcaaaaagaaaaccAATATATCAAATGATCATGCTTCTAACAACAAAGGACCCAAAGAAATATGGGTACCTAAAAGATTACTAACACATAATGCAGGAATGTCTTCTGACCATCAAGAAAAAGCCTTGGTACTTGGACAGTGGCTGCTCAAGGCATATGACTGGAGATAG